CCCTGCTGCAGGGTGATCACTTTCCCTTTCAGGTTGAAGCTATCGCGCAGCGAGGCGGTCAGGGCGGCGCGCTCCACCAGCTCCACTTGCGGGATGGAGAGGTCGATTTTGAGGCCGGTGAGCTTTGAAAGCGAATCGGCGGCCTTGCCGACGCCGATGTTGAATACTTCCGCGATGGAATCTTTCTGTTCCGGGCTGAGCTGGACGGTCCCCAAACCGAGGGCGCCGCGGATATTGTCGACGATGCTGTTGATCTTCGCCAGTTGGGTTTTGATCGGCTTTGCGATGAAAAAATCGGCCCCCAGGCTGAGCGCGGTCTGGCGGCTTATCTCCTGCACGTCGGCCGAGAGAACGGCGATTTTCCCCTTCTTGCCGCGCTTTTTCACCTCCTCGAGGAATTCGAACCCGCTCATCTCCGGCATGGTGAGATCCAGGAAGGTGAGGTGCGGTTCCTGCCCGAAGTAGGTTTGCAGGCCGGACGCGCCGCGGTGCTCCTCGATAACATCCACGTCGTCATATTCGCTGAAGATGTAGTGCTTGAGCAGGTTGCGCGACAACTTCGAGTCGTCGATCAGCAGGGCGGTCATTTTTTTCGCGGTCATTTCGTCTCTCCTCATCCCCGCCCGCCGATAGGCACATAATCGCGTTTGGCCGCGCCGGTGTAAAGCTGGCGGGGGCGGCCGATGGCGCGCTGCGGGTCGTTGATCATCTCGTGCCACTGGGTAATCCACCCGATGGTGCGGGCGATGGAGAAGAGCACGGTGAACATGTTGGTGGGGATGCCCATCGCTTTGTAGATGATGCCGGAGTAAAAGTCGACGTTCGGATAGAGCTTGCGTTCGATGAAGTACTGGTCCTTGAGCGCGATCTCCTCCAGCTTTAACGATATTTCCAGCAGCGGGTCGCTGCCGCTGGTGGTGCTTAACATCTCCTTGGCCATTTTGGCTATGATGCGGGCGCGCGGATCGTAGTTTTTGTAAACGCGGTGGCCGAAGCCCATCAGCCGGAAGGTGTCGTTTTTGTCCTTGGCGCGCGCGATGAATTTTTCGATGTTCTTCGGATCGCCGATCTCCTCCAGCATCCGGATCACCGCCTCGTTGGCGCCGCCGTGCGCGGGACCCCACAGCGCCCCGATGCCGGCGCTCACCGCCGCGAAGGGGTTGGCCTCGGAGCTGCCGGCCAGCCGCACCGTGCTGGTGCTGGCGTTCTGCTCGTGGTCGGCATGCAGGATGAAGAGGAGGTCCAATGCCCTGGCATGCACCGGGTTCACCTCGTAGTCGTCCGCCGGCACGCTGAACATCATGTTGAGAAAGTTCGCGGCGTAGCTCATTTTGTTGTTGGGGTAGACCATCGGTTGTCCGACGCTGTGCTTGTAACAGGCGGCGGCGATGGTCGGCATTTTGGCGATCAGCCGGTGGGCGCTGATTTCCTGATGCCGCAGGTCGCCGATCTCCAGCGAGTCGTGGTAAAAAGCCGATAGCGCCCCCACCACCCCCACCATGATCGCCATCGGGTGCGCGTTGTGGTGAAAGCCCTGATAGAACGTCCGCAGCGATTCATTCACCATGCTGTGGTGCGTCATGATCCGGTCGAAGTCGGCGTACTGTTTTTTGTCCGGCAGCTCGCCGTAGTAAAGGAGATAACAGACCTCCGGGTAACTGCTCTTTTCGGCCAACTGTTCGATGGGGTATCCGCGGTAGAGCAGTATCCCTTCTTCGCCGTCGATGAAGGTTATGGCGCTCTTGCAGCTGCCGGTCGATTTGAAGCCGGGGTCGTAGGTGAATATTCCCAGCTTTTGGTAGAGCGTCGAGATGTCCACCACATCCGGCCCGTGCGTCCCCTTCAGCAGCGGAAACTCGGCCGATGTGCCGGTGGCATTATTGGTGACCGTAACGGTATCCTTGCCCATGCCTTGCTCCTTAATAGAACACGCCAAGCCCTTTAGTCCCTGATAATCCGCTTATTCTATCCCGGATGGAGAACGGAGGGTAGTGTTTTTTCCGTTACTTGGGCGGCATCATCCCCTTCCCCGCGATTTTACCCGTGATTTGGGATTGACTTTAAACTCCGGTTAACCCATTATCACAAAGCGGGGTAGAGCAGTCTGGTAGCTCGTCGGGCTCATAACCCGGAGGTCGCAGGTTCAAATCCTGTCCCCGCAACCAATGATTCTTAATGGCCCGGAGGTTTCTTGAAACCTCCGGGCCTTTTTTATTTTCTCAGCCGATGAAGCGGCGGATGCGCGGCAGCAGGTCGTTCGTGTCGACCGGCTTGGTGGAAAAATCATCCGCCCCCAAGCTCAGCGCCTTTTCGCGGGTTTCCATGCTGTCGTCGGACGTAAGCATGATCACCGGGATATATCTGAGATTCTTGTCCTCCTTCATGCGCATCACCAAATCCAGCCCGTTCACCGCCGGCATCCAGATGTTCGATACCACGAGGTCGATCCTCCCTCCCCCGCGCAACAGACGGAGCGCCCCTTCGCCGTCGCGGGCCTCCAGCAGGTCGGAACCCAGCGGCGCCAGATACTGTTTCAGCAGCGCCATCTCCGCCGGCTCGTCGTCCACCAGCAGAATGCGGGGCCGCTGGTTGAGCGGCAGCGTAACGAGAAAGGAACTCCCCTTGCCCGGCTCCGACCGCAGCGTCAGCGTGCCGCCGTGCGCGGCGATGATTTCATTGCTGAGGGGGAGTCCCAGCCCGCTCCCGGTTTCGTTGTTGGTGCCGGGGGTCGACGTCTTCTTTTCGTAGCTGAACAGGTGCTCCGCCCGCTCCGGGGGAATGCCGGCGCCGTTATCGGCAACGCAGATGGCGGGGGGGCTTTCGCCGGCCATGGATACCGTCACGGCATCCCCCGCGCGGCTGAACTTGATGGCGTTCGAAAGGAGGTTGTAAAACACCTCGGCGATGAGCGTTTCATCGGCGTATATGCGGCTGCCCCGCGGCACTTCGTTTTTTACCGCTATCTCTTTTTGGGCGGCGGACTGGCCGCATTGCGCGAGCGCCTTGTTGACGGCGGCGCAGGCGTCGATGAAGCGGAACCGCGGGACGATCTTGCCGCTGCGCACGCGGCCCAGATGCAGCAGGTCGTCTATGAGCGCCGCCATCTTCCGGCCCGACTCGATGGCGTATCTCAGCCCCTCCCGCGATTCCGGGGAGATGCGTTCCGCCTCTTTGTGCTGGATAATCTGCATAAAGCCGAGCATCGTCCCCAGCGGCCCCTTCAGGTCGTGGGAAACGAGCGAGACGAATTTGTCTTTCAGGACGGTGGCGGCCTCCGCCTCCTCCTTCGCCGCTTTCAGTTTATCCACCGCCGCCTTGCGGTCGGTGATATCCATGTTAGTGCCGGTTAATTTGACCGGTTTGCCGTCCGCGCCGGCAATGACCTCGAACTTGGCGTGAAGAACCCGCTCCTGCCCATCCGGCCTGATTATCCGGATGTCAAACTCAAAGTGCGGAATCTTTCCCGACAAAATATCCGGAATGCCGTCCTCTATTATTTTCCTGTCGTCCGGATGAACAAATCCCATGAAAGTATTAAGCGTAGGCTCGGAGACCCCGGGTTCGAAACCGTAAATTCTATGTAATTCGTCCGAGCATATTATCTTGCCAGTGTGAACATCCATCTCCCAACTGCCGAGATGCGCGATTGACTGGGCGGCCGCCAGCGCTTTTTCGTGCGCCACCAGCAAGTCCATCGTCTTTTTGCGTTCGGTGGTGTCGCGCATGATGAGCACATAGTAAATTTTCTGGTCGATGATGCATTCCGAGATGGTGATTTCAACGGGGATGGTTCCGCCCCCTTTTTTTATCGCGGCGGCCTCAATGGTGTCCGATGCGGCATCTCCCGCCCAGCCGCCGAGAAAGGCGATATACCCTTCCACCAGTATCTTCAGGTGGGCGTCGGGAATGATGGCGGAAATGTTTTGGCCCACCAGTTCCATCCCCCGGTATCCCAGAATGCGGTGGGCGGAGCGGTTGGCGGTCTGGACGGTTCCTTTCGTATCGATGCGGAGAATGCCGTCGGCCGTCGATTCCAGGATGGATCGTATCTCCGCGCTTGAAGAGGCGAACTTGGCGGTGCGGACGCGAACCTGCCCCTCAAGCGATCCGGTGAGGGCGCGCAGGTTTTCCTCGGCCTCGGCGCGCGCGGCGAGGTCCTTGAGCAGTTCCTTGTAAAACAGAACGTAGGTGAGCGCGCCGGCCACCAGCGTCAGCAACCCTATATCCAGCAACATTTCGGCCAGCGGGGAAATGACTAAAAAAAATTGCAGCAGGAGCATGATGAGGGATTCCGCCAACACGATGGATGCCGTCAGGACGACAAAGAGGCGGAAGCCCTTTTCACGCCGCCAGGCCGCCGGTGATGTTTCGCCTGGGTTATCCACGCGCGCCCCTACCCCGCCACGTCCGTGTGCGCCAGCCGCTTCAGCGCCTCGGCCGCCTCGGTGAAATCCGGCTGCAAACGCAGCGCGGTCTCGTACTCCGCGCGGGCCTTTGCCAAGTCGCCGATGTGGCGGTAGGCGGCGCCGAGGTTATGGTGCAGGCCGGGATCGTCCGGATCCAGTTTCAGCGCATGATGGTAATAGCCGATGGCCAAGTCGTACTGGTTGAGTTGGCGGCTGCATATGCCGAGGAAATTGTAGAGGCGGGAATCGGAAGGATTCACCTCCACCGCTTTTTCAAAAAG
This region of Nitrospinota bacterium genomic DNA includes:
- a CDS encoding PAS domain S-box protein, encoding MDNPGETSPAAWRREKGFRLFVVLTASIVLAESLIMLLLQFFLVISPLAEMLLDIGLLTLVAGALTYVLFYKELLKDLAARAEAEENLRALTGSLEGQVRVRTAKFASSSAEIRSILESTADGILRIDTKGTVQTANRSAHRILGYRGMELVGQNISAIIPDAHLKILVEGYIAFLGGWAGDAASDTIEAAAIKKGGGTIPVEITISECIIDQKIYYVLIMRDTTERKKTMDLLVAHEKALAAAQSIAHLGSWEMDVHTGKIICSDELHRIYGFEPGVSEPTLNTFMGFVHPDDRKIIEDGIPDILSGKIPHFEFDIRIIRPDGQERVLHAKFEVIAGADGKPVKLTGTNMDITDRKAAVDKLKAAKEEAEAATVLKDKFVSLVSHDLKGPLGTMLGFMQIIQHKEAERISPESREGLRYAIESGRKMAALIDDLLHLGRVRSGKIVPRFRFIDACAAVNKALAQCGQSAAQKEIAVKNEVPRGSRIYADETLIAEVFYNLLSNAIKFSRAGDAVTVSMAGESPPAICVADNGAGIPPERAEHLFSYEKKTSTPGTNNETGSGLGLPLSNEIIAAHGGTLTLRSEPGKGSSFLVTLPLNQRPRILLVDDEPAEMALLKQYLAPLGSDLLEARDGEGALRLLRGGGRIDLVVSNIWMPAVNGLDLVMRMKEDKNLRYIPVIMLTSDDSMETREKALSLGADDFSTKPVDTNDLLPRIRRFIG
- a CDS encoding response regulator, which codes for MTAKKMTALLIDDSKLSRNLLKHYIFSEYDDVDVIEEHRGASGLQTYFGQEPHLTFLDLTMPEMSGFEFLEEVKKRGKKGKIAVLSADVQEISRQTALSLGADFFIAKPIKTQLAKINSIVDNIRGALGLGTVQLSPEQKDSIAEVFNIGVGKAADSLSKLTGLKIDLSIPQVELVERAALTASLRDSFNLKGKVITLQQGFKGDFHGMAFLILPPDKLRELVGLILSGEADLDEEEVYRDSATEIGNIIISSCLSAFGNTVETPLTLLPPAMVEAEEDILTGAGGDPAFMRHALVARVGLGIRQRNIDGFLVLVISVGSMKLLLACLKKMSRG
- a CDS encoding citrate synthase gives rise to the protein MGKDTVTVTNNATGTSAEFPLLKGTHGPDVVDISTLYQKLGIFTYDPGFKSTGSCKSAITFIDGEEGILLYRGYPIEQLAEKSSYPEVCYLLYYGELPDKKQYADFDRIMTHHSMVNESLRTFYQGFHHNAHPMAIMVGVVGALSAFYHDSLEIGDLRHQEISAHRLIAKMPTIAAACYKHSVGQPMVYPNNKMSYAANFLNMMFSVPADDYEVNPVHARALDLLFILHADHEQNASTSTVRLAGSSEANPFAAVSAGIGALWGPAHGGANEAVIRMLEEIGDPKNIEKFIARAKDKNDTFRLMGFGHRVYKNYDPRARIIAKMAKEMLSTTSGSDPLLEISLKLEEIALKDQYFIERKLYPNVDFYSGIIYKAMGIPTNMFTVLFSIARTIGWITQWHEMINDPQRAIGRPRQLYTGAAKRDYVPIGGRG